aggatttaagatgcctgaagcacaaagttcaaaacccagagaatgttattctgtgaaattactaagatcattatatgggttgaagcaatccggcagaatgtggtataataggctaagtgatcacttgatgaaaaagggatatgtaaataattcaatatgcccttgtgttttcattaagaaaacaacatccggatgcgtaattattgctgtatatgttgatgatttaaacatcattggaacaaataaggaaattcaagaagttgtgtcatacttgaaagaagaatttgaaatgaaggatcttggaaaaaccaagtattgtctgggtttacaaattgaacaaaaagaatgtggaatatttgttcaccagacaaattatacagaaaagatccttaaacgttttaatatggacaaatcaaatcctttaagtactccaatggttgttagatcattaaacatagaaaaggatccattccgtccatgtgaagatgatgaagatattcttggtccagaagtaccatatctaagtgctatcggtgcccttatgtatcttacaaattgtacaaggcctgatatatcttttgccgtaaatttattggcaagatttagcacatatccaacaaagagacattggaacggaattaaacatatattccgttatctacgaggaacgacagacttgggacttttgtattcaaaagatgctaatccaagtataattggttatgccgatgctggatacttatctgatccacacaaagcacgttctcaaactggatatgtatttactcgtggaggcactgcaatttcttggcgttcacagaaacaaacacttgtaacaacttcatcaaatcatgccgagattattgcactacatgaagcaagccgtgaatgtgtgtggttaaaatcaatgactcaacatatccaaatctcatgcggattatcattcgacgagaagcctgtgatactatatgaagataatgctgcatgtgttgctcaaatgaaagaaggatacataaaaagcgacagaactaaacatattcctcctaagttcttcgcattcaccaaggagcttgagaagaataaatgtattgatgttcgtcacattcaatcaagtgaaaactcatcagatctcttcacaaaggcacttcctacgacaatattcagaaagcacatatataatattgggatgcgcaatctacgaaatttgtgaagaattgttcgtgtcaacatgagggagagtttaggtgactgcactctttttcccttactgtgatttttatcccaatgggtttttcctagtaaggtttttaacgaggcagtataaaaacacgtaatgtatacaatcattatgatcatcatcacaagggggagtgttgaaaaattatttaaaaatgtgaaaaatatttgtgttgaaaatgtgaatgttgaatgttgaaaattaggtaaaattaggtgttgaatattgaaaattattgtgtgatgatgtaggtaatgatgtattttatttttggtttatttgtaaaaattttctataaatagatatctcatttgtgaagaaaatcacaagtgagttgagagaaaaatattataaagtgtgtagtgtgataattttaagagtttgagatttttactttttaccgtaaatttttaatttttcacaaCATTTAAGAcgatttcataaataaattttgtgaaactgattttttatttgaatcattcataaaaaatattacttttcattataaaattagacaaaattaactcatttcaaaaataaaaatctatcatACCATATCACAAAACACgttttcaaaaacataaacGGGTGAACacaagaataaaataattttttgttcaaatatGATCAgtgtttggttttattttttgtatttatgtTTGTTTTCAGGTTATATGACACAatgtaatttaatataataatttacaaTATCTAGAAAAAAGGTGCCAAACTCGGGAGAAATGAAGATGTGGAAAACAAATCCAGAACAACATAACTCAACCCTATAGAAGTTCGGCAACCCGATCTTGGAAAAAACAATGATGTAATATTCCATAAAATTCAAAGTAATTGAGGATGCAAAGATCTAGAAATCATGCTCAAGGCAGTGAATTGGTTGACGAATAGTTTAAAAGATATCCAAGAAAATAACACTAACATTACAATCCATCCGGCACTCAAACTGATATTTCCTCTCTTTCGCAGCAAAGGAAAACTAACCCATAAATCAAAAAGGTTATAAAGTCCACCAACACTAATGACATCCACAGTTTTGGCAGTATACTAAATCGCGATCCTATTTGGATTGGAGGGGGGAGAATGCTCCGACCTATCACTTGAATACAAACAGCAATTGCAACAATCTTATGTGACTCTCATCATAGGTAAAGCTGGATGAGTTCATCACTAACCACAGAAGGGGTTAGAACACCTAAGTCTGTAAAAAGTAAGGTAAGATACTGTGGTGGGGTATAATCTCTGGCAGATGTTTCAACCTCGACCTTTGATGGGATTGGTACCCCAAAATCAATGGGGCGTAAGGCAGGCACCATGTCTTTTTGGTCTAACGGATACATGCGAGCGAACTGCAAGTAACACAAAACCTTAGACCGTTAcaaccaaaatatttatatattttttaatatataaggTAAACCAGTTCAATTATCGGTCTAGTTATGAAAATATTGTCCGAAACATCCATATGCAAAATAATGACTATGCAGAAATGCCCGTTTGAGTCTACTTTTTCTTGATATGACTCAAACTATGGTCACTTCATTTATTATACGTCAAACCAAATTGTTGCAGTTTACCTTGTAACTTTCGGCAGCAACATATACTGGTTTATTCATGCTCTTAGCAACCAATGCAATTTGGTAGGTACCCATCATATTTATTATACCACCACTTTCGACTACTCCATCAGCACCAACAAACACCATGTCTACTTCATCCATGCTATATGCCACAGCAGAGTCAATTAGGAGCTTGACAGGCAGATTAAGCTTGGTGAGCTCATTTGATAATCGTAGTCCGTTTCGATCTGGTCTCCCTTCTGCATTTCACAGTTGACTTACGTGCTTAGTCGAGCTGCCAGTTTGTATAAGTTAAACCGTTGGACTAATATGGTTTAATCTGTTTCCCTTACTAATTACCGAAATAAAAATTTCACCATTCACATATCCAGATACATGTGAATTGCCACGTCATAAAGATTGTGCTCATCAAGATACCAGGATAGTATAAATCAGTGGTCATGTTCGCATAGCATTCACAAACTAAGCACAAACAAGTCCTCTAGTATTGTAATCTGAAAGATACAAAGACATTAACCCATAGTCATTTTCAGTTACTTTTTTAGGACATTGATCAACTTCCCACTAAGTATACGCAGATACGAGTCCACCAAATGATTGGACCACATAGATTTTGGACATAACGAGAACCAGGAATAATAATCAAACCTTCGATGCATATTGCAAGGTCATCAcattcaaaattataaaaaaaaacaaaaaaattaaaaatagaaaGAAGTCAACGCAAGAATAAACACCTGTGCAAAAAACTCGAAAGAGCTTCTTGTTCTGAGCAGCTGTTCTCAAAACTTCCAGCACTACTCGAGAGAAGCCATGCACCAGAATGGTACAGCcatcaaaaataaaatcttgacAAAGCATTGCAATGATCTTCCGTGCCTGAGATTTTTAACAGCTTTCCACATCAATACATATAGACGTTGATGCAGTGAGATGCAATTTGACATGTGAAGAATGACGATCATTAGATAATTTAAATCATTGCCAACGGATACCTTGTATGATATCTCCCCAAACTTCTCAGCACGTTCAATCAGTCTAGACTTTGCGGAACCAAAGTCCTCATATTCTAAGGCTGAAGTTCTTGTCACATATCGCATGAACAGATCACATCCAGCTGTTAAAGAGATGGAAGTTATGTCCCATGACTGCAAAAAACCATGAGGAAGATTATTTAttacttaaaatttatttgtaaaatGGATGTATTCTCCAACATGAAGACATTACAAAAAAACCTCTTAGTATGGGATAATCCAAACATCAGGAACATCAATTATAAATAAGCATTTCAAGCATTCTTCCAAGTAGTTCCAACGACAATAATAATCATTCAACTTCAATTTTGAGACTGTAGAAACAAATCTCAAAACGGCGGATAAAATACAAGTCCATCTGTCCAATGAACATAGAGCATCAATAATACTAGGAAAATGCCAGAATTTTGGCGATATAGAGTTGTAGTATCTATTTGAAAGGAAAAAAGGATATACATAACTACTCAAAATATAGAAGGATTAAGCTTATGAGGCATACGTTTAAGTTATGAGAGCGCGTGATAGAGGGGGAGAGTTAGGAGTATCACTACTGTATCAATTAACCAATTTGGTTTTATGCCAGGTAGGTCTACAATGGAAGCTGTTTTCTTAATTAGACAAATGATAGAAAAATACAGAGAACAACAGAATAGATGCGTATGGTATTTATCGACTTAGAGAAAGCCTATGATAGAGAGCCTAGAGAATTAATTTGGTAGGTACTTAGAAAGGAGCATGTGTCTCAATGCTACATCAAGATAATTAAAGATATGTATGAAGGTGTCATAACTAGTGAGGTCTGTTGGATGGATGTCATATGAATTTCCTGTGGCAGTTGGACTTCATCAAGTATTGGCTTTAAGCCCTTACCTCTTTCCTTTGTTTATGGATGAGCTCACGGGATATATTCATGATGAAGTACCTGTGTGTATGCTGTTTGCAGATTATATTGTCCTGATAGACGAAACTAAaggtgtaaataaaaaattagatagATGGCGTGAAGCAGTTGAGAGTAAAGGTTTTAGAATTAGTCGCTCAAAAACGGAATATTTAGTTTGTAACTTTGATCCTGAATCTACCTGAACGAGTAGTCCAATTGAAATTGACGGTCGAGAAGTCCAAAAGTATGTAGCTTTTTGCTATTTAGGATTTATTATCCATAAGACTGGGACATTAGAGATTATATAGAGCATAAGATTAAAGCAGGGCGGATGAAATGGAGGATAACATCGTGAGTCTTATGCGATAGAAAGATGTCTGCGAAATTGAAAAGAATATGATATAAGACCATTGTTCGACCAGCTATGCTCTATGACTCAGAGTGTTGGACCACTAAAAGACTACATATGAATAAGATGACAATAGCAGATATACATAAGTTAAGATTGATGTGTGACAAAACGGGTAAACTACAtatgaataagatgacagtagcAGATATACATAAGTTAAGATTGATGTGTGACAAAACGGGTAAACTACAtatgaataagatgacagtagcAGATATACATAAGTTAAGATTGATGTGTGACAAAACGGGTAAACTACAtatgaataagatgacagtagcAGATATACATAAGTTAAGATTGATGTGTGACAAAACGGGTAAGgataaaattatgaatgaaatgatTACGAGCTATCTAGGTGTAGTCTCCACAGAGAATAAGATTAGAGAAAGACTTCTAATATGGTTTGGTCACGTGAAGAAGTGACTGAACATCACCTTAATCCGACATGTCTTAGATTGACAGTTAAATGGAAAGAGTGGCAGTGGCAGTGGCAGGAGAGGCAGACCATTgaaaatttggataaacatgGTTAAAGATGATATCTCAGATGCgctatgattatttttattattatcattgaGAAATGCGTGGAATGCGATATGACCGAGTGGTCTATCCAATCTCACAATGCGATGCAACCTATGAAATTATGAATCGTGGGGTGATACTTTGTGTTTACATCAAACAAGTAAAACCGTAAAAGGGCTTCGTTTCTGCGCGGCGAACTTCAAAGACAcagtaataaataaataaaaataaaagcacCTACTTTTAGCAAATCAGACGCTCTTTTGAGCTCAATCTCAAGTTCCATCATAGTGGTAGCTTGACTCGATCGAATAACCGATGACAAAGCCCTAATGGCCGCCACGGCCTCAGCCAAATCCGGCAGTTGCCGCCAGTTATTAAACTCATCCACCACGCTGAGCTTCTTATCTTCCTCTCCACCGGACGTATAATTATCAGAAAAGGCGTCATCGGGGTGGTGGCCAACGGCGGATTGCGCCTGAGCCAGCCAATCGCTAGTGACAACCCCATGGTGTGCCGCGCGTGTTTGGTAGTAACGGGAGACTTGAGGGTTAGAGTTATCGGCGGACATGACGGTGGAAGCGGAGGAAAGGGGCCTGCTGTCTGGGTTCGTGACAGTGTCGTTTCGGAGCGGTTTGTCGAGAATGAAGGAAGCTGACCTGTGCCACATCTGCTTATATCGTGTGGGGGTTCGGTGTTGAATTTATCCTGTTTTGAGGGCGGAAAGCAACCGAATATGGATCAGAATTTGTCCGATTATGCCGAGAGAAATCGAAATCGCCGGTGGAATTTCGGAATTATCGGGTGATTTCTGTCGTGGTTTGTGGCTTTTTCTTGCGTTTAATGCTAATGTTGGGTCTAATGGAGTTTAGCAATGTTAAATGGTTTTAGCTTTTTGACAATTGAtaatgtttattaaaaattttttttttcccgttGAGAcaaaaaatcatcaaatattCCATACATGGTACTAAATTCCTTACATGGAACTAATGATCTCGACATATATATGTaagaacaaatatatattacacgtattaaaataaattgaaacaaaaaaaaaaacatatgtcAACTACACCCATTATTTCAAAACAAGAGCAAAAAAActtgttgttgttgttttttttttttttttatagattttaatgtgtataatataaaatttgtttttgttataTCAGTCATGTATAATAGTATCGttgtaatataaataatatttcgcGGCTTTAAATATTTCGGCtacaaaaagacaaaaaaaatttttgagttATTATATGAAACGAAAAATTGATAAGTTACAAGAATAAAACTCAAAGCGACGTCTTCAAATGCTTCATTGCTGAAAAGCTCGCTCAGTACTGGCGGTAGACACAGGTAATGTCAAAAAAAGATGAATCAATCTATTCAATCAATAACTCAACAATAAACAATCAAAATTCAAGAATCAATGGCTCATAAACAAATATTCAAGCAATGTCGATCGATCAAAGGACGAAAAATCTATACAAATCaccttataaaaatttttacaaaaaacttttacaaacaaatattttaagtttttttccactaatgaaatattaaaaactttttaaaattacttATCTAAACATAGTCCAATTATtgattctttaaaattttaaatataaaatatgacatcaataatgaaaattaaactAACAAAAATctgaaagtttttgaaaaaaatcatttataaatatttattaatcgACAATACAACATATTATGGAAAATGGAATTAAGAAGCATTGGTTGATAGGAGAGGGGTTGTCTTATCAATGAGGAGTATACAATAGCGTAATTAAATGTGTtccaaaaacaaacaaaaaacccAATTATTAATAGCATATTAAtgttatattttgaaatatttcaagTTATAATCCTAAAcaactaataaaataattatcaaacaaataaataagtaatagtcaatcaatgactcaacaacaaacaaagaaGACAATAAGGTGTACATGTATGTTATGGTTGTGAATGTACGTGGacagattaattaaataaaataaataagtaatttaattaattttcatgtaAGTGGTTTACGTGTACGGATTTTTCTGTCATTACATAAAAGGAAGAAACAAAAAGACTGAAGTCGATGTCTATATTTGCAATGGCCCACAGACCACAACTTTTGACTTAAAAAACAGATCAATTATTTGAGCTAGGCTGGACACATAGAAAGGGATTTTTACTTAAGTAAGTTAAAAAAATGGGCTGGGCTACATCCCAGTACAATCCTTCTTGAAATGAATCTGTAAATTCTATTTGATTTGATGCTACAACTCAGGCAACTATAAGTATCATAAACGTGCCGAGGATTTATTGGCCTAGTGACAAGTAACAAGGAGGCTCGGAAATTCTCACTTTTCAGAAGATATATATCGGATTCTAGTCTCATATATGTGAGTTTATATTTGTTGTATTTGGTAATTTGTTGGATTGAGTGTATTATTGTATATATTTGTGATTGATGAAAAATTCTAACATCGAATTTTGATTTTAAGTCTTCGTTAAGTCTTTTCCTTGTTCTCAATTATCCATTTACGACAATTGTCAGTTCAATATCCCGAATTCCCTGTTTTTGAACATCATCAAACTTGAGATTcaactaaaaaataattaattaaagtgtatcgagtttaattatttttaagtggTATTACGTAATCAAGCAAGAAAATGGTGGTGTTTTCAGTCAAAAGTTGAAATGAAATTCACATTTTGCGGAGGATGAGGCCAAAAACAACCACAAGTCCCATAATAAGACAACGATCCGCGTAGGGCTCCACCACCATTGTTAATACATCTTCTCCCAGAACAACTCCACTGTTAGTTATCTTTCTTTTAACCTGCAATAAAATTTATACACAGCTAGCTGATCATAATTATTGTTTAATGATCAAGGGAGCCGGAGAAAGTGAAGCAAATCAGTGCTCTTTTTACATTAAATTCTTGTGATTTCATTACCTCAGCAACAAGTTTACCAGAGTTGTCAACTATCTTGCAAGACGACTTGCAAATTTGAGCTTCCATAACATATTCACGAGGCTGATTTTTATCCAATCCAACGACAACCTTAAACGACGAAGCCCCTCCAAGAAATCCCAGAACTTTCCTGATGTTAAGGACTTTTGTCACGCGAAATTCgggttttttcttcttcttgccTGTGTTAGCTGGTCTGTAACCCTCCCACAACCCAAGAACAGAGAGTTTCTGAAAAAAGTAACATGCAATATCGAATGGTTTAAGAATGACATTAACCAACTCTTgccgaaataaataaattttacattttcttttaCCTTCGCAACTATAGTGAATAAAACCTTGCCCTTAGCATCCATGATATGGACTTGTTTGCTACATCTGGTATGGTAATTATCAACTCGGTAGACGATGCAGCCATCTGAATCGAATACAGTGCAACCGTTGCTGCCTAGTATGAGAGATTTCATCAACAGGGTGAATATTTGTTGTTTGGAACAAACGGGAGTAGAAGAGGAAAGCGTTTGAGGATACACTTTTGCCATGTAAAAAAGCTTCAATTGGTTGCCCATAAGTATCTGTGAGGAGCTCTAGAGTACATATGCGCTGTACCGCAGGACTTGTAAAAGGGGCCAATAGAAACTCTAGCTTTTATATTGTGATTACTCAATCAATGGTGTATTGAGATACTTTCTTGCAATGTGTTCAGTGCTTTGTGAATGTCTCACACCCCCatggttttatatatatatatattattgttggGTGCCTTCTTGCTAGAGCACCACATGAGCGCCGCAACACGCAACATAAACATCTTGCGTATATCACATCAGCctgtttaaaaaaatgtgttgtATTAAATGTTTGTAAGATGTACGTTGACATGTACATCTTGTGGAATGTCACATCTAtcgtgtgtgtatgtgtgtgtatattatCGACTCACTTTAATTTCAAGAATTATTCATTTTTGTGAGATAGGAATTGGCAAGAAATGATTGTTTACTCTCTGGAATATTATTACATTAGCTTTTTGCAAAACATTTTACTATTTGAAACGACATGTTCCATGTCCACCTGTACGTAAACAAAAATCTTGGTTCCTTATTGTGTTCACAAGTGTGCTCAAATTGGAATCCAAGTTGTGGAAGATACAAGACTTTTTCGGTCCTACAAGACCTAAAGACTGAAGCACTCTCTATTTCATACAGTGCACAATATAGACACTTCCCTCCATGTTGACATAAAGATTATCCCAAGTGACCATTCAGACCACAAGATTTCATGTCTTTACTTTCTTATACAACAACTTGCATTTGGTTTTTTTCCCTCTTTAATTTAACATTATATTTTGGCATTCTGCAGCAATCTGCATGCATGCTGTGCATTTTACATATATAGTTGTGCAGATTCTTAATTTTGTTCCCCTTTCAATCTCATTAGTACCCATTGATTATGTTGAGGTGCTATGACAGCAAATCCTTGTTGATATTTAATCAATCGCCTTTTGTCCTTTATGTTTGGTTAGGTATCCTCCACATAAGCACGACAGGATGTCAACCGACCCCAAAAATCTTGGCTTCCATAGCTAATCATATCGGNATACTTAAATTTGACAATACCAAATTTGTAATTATAAATaggtaaatatataatataaaaaatgcaattttatttttttaattggttTATCATGAACTTTTGATCAACATTTTCTCAAAAGCTTGAAAGTGATCATGATCTTCTTTTCATATCTAAAATATAATACTTGGATCCCACTCAAACTAGATTATCAGcattgatttatttcattttcttttttttaaaaaaaaaaatgggaaCAGGATAATCGAATTAATTTGACATTGAGGCCAACAAATTAGATGGTCCAAACAATTTATGCCAGAATCCGAAAAATACAGATCTAAACTCTGCGTACACGGAATCGatttatctttaaatttttgttcGAGAAACTAACGTTCGAGCTTGGTGTAATcttgatataatatattttacgcatcaaaataatttttttcccgtCATTCTCATCTTAAAATTAAGGGTGTTCCCGAATTGGTTTAAACAGTCTACGTTTGAGAATTTTTCAAACCGAGACCTACCCACAATGAAAGGATATATAATGGTTTTCATTTAACcgatatttatttatatgttgGATGTGTTAAAGAAGTCtgacaattttcttaatttttttttaaaaaatgacatcTAACGTACAAGTGGCTCATCATATGATCAGCCCAATATGGACCCATATCCATAGCGAAGGGCTCAAGCCCATTTCCAAGTCGGAGAACTGGTCCACTGGTGGAGACAGCTTTGACGAGTCGTAATAAGCGTGTTAAGGAGCTAGGAATTGGAGAGTGAGTTAAGTAATTGGAGACTATCGCCCATAGCAGGTGAGGCCCGAACTATCGGAGCAAGCTCCTGGCTAAGACAACGGATTGTCTCCGATTAAGTGTAGACGAGTCCTAAACGTGTGGTCTTTCACTTTGCACGTGTTAGATCACATATTTTTTCCTATAAATACAAAATTTGAGAACTTCGTCATTCATTTGATATATTGATATCTAAGCTAACATCTTTAGTTACCTTCTCACATAAACTCAATATCTAACTTAAGAGTCGAAGAGGTTATGTCAAGATACCTCTCGGTCCTCTTCGAATGGTTTGTTTATGATCTCAAACTTAAATCATGTTCATAATCTTAATTCGGATTAGTTTCGGTCGTCAGAACTGGACCATACATTTTTAGTGAGTATCAAATGAGATGATGATAATCAATATATTGTATAAAACAATTGATAAAGCTCGGTTCAAATTTGGATCGAGCTCgttttggtttttttataagaagaatctaaaatgataaatgatttgattttgattaaaaaaaaattgttttcgtGATGTTGATCTATAAATATGCGTGTGATATTTGAGGAGCTTCTGAAAAGGGCGGGCTGGTGGACATGGGACAGATGCAAAACTAATAAGCACAAGATATAGCAAAACACGTTTTACTTGCCCGCTACTACCACAAATACTTTTGGTTTTCGGCTTGATTACAAGTACCGATAAAGGCAAGTACCGATAAAGGCCAATTTCGAGCAGTCCACCTCATTGGCATTTGGCCTTgcaaatcctttttttttttatttatttatttttggtcgAACATTGAAAATGGGAATTGGTACGTGCCACACTTTAGGATGCACTTGACAAGTCATCCCTAAATATTGTTCTTTCTGGGAGAGGAATAAAAATTTTCTACGTGACTTgtttattatatgatattataattttatttagatattATCTTCAAACTTTTGGTTcaagatatatataaaaaaatcattatcgTCATTTGAATGacagaatttaaaatttgtgctatgatgtataattattttgagtaggtttcttgtgagacggtctcatgaatctttatttgtgagacgagtcaaacctaccgatattcacgataaaagtaatactcgtagcataaaaagtaatactttttcatggatgacccaaataagagatccgtctcacaaaatacgacccgtgagacatTCTCACGCAAATTTTTGCCAATTATtttaggtaaaaaaaattatcacaaatttcatattatataaataagaaCAAATTCGTTAATTTAAGAATATATGATACTTTAACATAGATAGTACGCGGTTTCATTATGTcccatttaatttaaattaaattaaacaaattgcTAATTACCGCAACGGATTTATTGCAGCCAGATCAGAACTTCTGATTAATGTGCTTATGAAAACCCTAAAGTACCCCGGCAGACAGAAGCCTGCGAAGAAAAACACGCACACGTGGATGATTTTGATTGGTTGGGACTTTTAATTTCTATTTTAACGAAAGTTGATTGATATATCACAGCACATCAATTTACAGTCCCTCTCTCTCCCTTCTtgaatattatttattgtttttaattttgatttgatatgacacagattttttaatgtttggagaaaataatgaatttaCTCCTCTCGCTTGTGATCGATGTATTTGCAATCATTATGGGGGAGAAATGATGCAAGAATTGGGCAGTCGTACGGTGCTTTTCTCGAATTAGATTAGAATTGGAATAAACCTGAATAACGAGTTGAGAGTGATTTCCTGACCGAGCGATTGGCATTATATTTCTTCCAGGATTTGTGTgttcttaattttattgttcGATTACATGTGCAAGGGAAGGCttgaatttcttttatttttatttgttcctgtTTTCTTGAGGTAATggatttttgaataatttttgcCTTTTTCGGTGCTTA
This genomic window from Primulina huaijiensis isolate GDHJ02 chromosome 7, ASM1229523v2, whole genome shotgun sequence contains:
- the LOC140981544 gene encoding protein LURP-one-related 11-like, with product MGNQLKLFYMAKVYPQTLSSSTPVCSKQQIFTLLMKSLILGSNGCTVFDSDGCIVYRVDNYHTRCSKQVHIMDAKGKVLFTIVAKKLSVLGLWEGYRPANTGKKKKKPEFRVTKVLNIRKVLGFLGGASSFKVVVGLDKNQPREYVMEAQICKSSCKIVDNSGKLVAEVKRKITNSGVVLGEDVLTMVVEPYADRCLIMGLVVVFGLILRKM
- the LOC140981543 gene encoding uncharacterized protein yields the protein MWHRSASFILDKPLRNDTVTNPDSRPLSSASTVMSADNSNPQVSRYYQTRAAHHGVVTSDWLAQAQSAVGHHPDDAFSDNYTSGGEEDKKLSVVDEFNNWRQLPDLAEAVAAIRALSSVIRSSQATTMMELEIELKRASDLLKSWDITSISLTAGCDLFMRYVTRTSALEYEDFGSAKSRLIERAEKFGEISYKARKIIAMLCQDFIFDGCTILVHGFSRVVLEVLRTAAQNKKLFRVFCTEGRPDRNGLRLSNELTKLNLPVKLLIDSAVAYSMDEVDMVFVGADGVVESGGIINMMGTYQIALVAKSMNKPVYVAAESYKFARMYPLDQKDMVPALRPIDFGVPIPSKVEVETSARDYTPPQYLTLLFTDLGVLTPSVVSDELIQLYL